A single genomic interval of Sulfitobacter pacificus harbors:
- a CDS encoding type IV secretion system protein: MRHLLLTAAAVATLGFASPATAQGVPTFDGSQLGQLVAQLEHMAEDLNVQMQQLATMRLELETQLSQLTNLEAQLTSLIEGSGLGELFATVEEFRALRGKLVAPLNTAQSLASGDFLSGFNPGTELTASVERVLSGSGFTSERLGTLSSSDQPADNRIAASAGASAMLSVAAQESHEEAGQSLERLETMVGLIDDQDGLKAAVDLNTRVTAELGIILTQIWRLEAAQGVSAGQLGVVDAATLADERKFRSMAVDP, from the coding sequence ATGAGACACCTTCTCCTGACCGCCGCGGCGGTCGCCACACTCGGGTTTGCCTCGCCCGCCACCGCTCAGGGAGTTCCGACCTTCGATGGCTCGCAACTCGGGCAGCTTGTGGCCCAACTCGAGCACATGGCGGAGGACCTGAACGTCCAGATGCAGCAGCTCGCTACGATGCGGCTGGAACTGGAAACCCAGCTGTCACAGCTCACGAACCTCGAGGCGCAACTGACCTCGCTGATCGAAGGCAGTGGGTTGGGAGAGCTCTTCGCCACGGTCGAAGAGTTCCGCGCGCTGCGTGGCAAGCTGGTGGCTCCTCTCAACACCGCGCAATCGCTGGCGAGCGGCGATTTCCTGAGCGGCTTCAATCCCGGGACGGAACTCACGGCCTCCGTCGAACGGGTGCTTTCGGGCAGCGGGTTTACTTCGGAACGCCTGGGGACACTCTCAAGCTCCGATCAACCCGCCGACAACCGCATTGCCGCCTCGGCCGGGGCCAGTGCCATGCTGTCGGTCGCCGCTCAGGAAAGCCACGAAGAGGCCGGGCAAAGCCTTGAGCGGCTCGAGACCATGGTCGGGCTCATTGATGATCAGGACGGGTTGAAGGCCGCCGTCGATCTCAACACCCGTGTCACCGCCGAGCTCGGGATCATCCTGACCCAGATCTGGCGGCTGGAAGCCGCGCAAGGCGTCAGTGCGGGCCAACTCGGCGTTGTCGATGCCGCAACCCTCGCGGATGAGCGCAAGTTCCGCTCGATGGCGGTGGATCCATGA
- a CDS encoding lytic transglycosylase domain-containing protein: MNRATIISAGFWLGLGAMPAHAQGVPTQDNSAIGRAIARVTALAEDLGVQQDKDRTETTLADVQADQLRVLEEMTAAITGPGFDIRALEGNADFGVAAVYPNTDPSPMNSRLFGEGRETVEMMIVEVAGEFAGAPGVARAGLSATQWRCLFQALIKQESRFNVAAESPVGAYGLTQLMPGTASDLGVDRYDVKDNLRGGARYITTQLNRFGNIPHALAAYNAGPGRVIEYGGVPPFAETQGYVRNISKFYNEYLAVVGGADALGTLSPSDFALAEYASISEAGVYYAADSSATTEQVINRLRAIILQIDAQPNAKAAWELNTYAKAEIGRILNLRVRLMAANQQREAAYAQHLVVDRLAERDFMQMGVPE; the protein is encoded by the coding sequence CCAGGGCGTGCCGACGCAGGACAATTCCGCGATCGGACGCGCCATCGCGCGGGTGACGGCACTGGCCGAGGATCTGGGTGTCCAGCAGGACAAGGATCGCACGGAGACGACGCTCGCCGATGTCCAGGCCGACCAGTTGCGCGTCCTCGAGGAGATGACCGCCGCAATCACCGGCCCGGGTTTTGATATCCGCGCGCTCGAGGGCAATGCGGATTTCGGAGTGGCGGCGGTCTACCCGAACACCGACCCCAGCCCGATGAACAGCCGGCTCTTCGGCGAGGGCCGCGAGACGGTCGAGATGATGATCGTCGAGGTTGCGGGCGAATTCGCAGGCGCCCCCGGTGTGGCCCGCGCGGGTCTCTCGGCCACCCAGTGGCGCTGTCTCTTCCAGGCCCTGATCAAGCAGGAGAGCCGCTTCAACGTCGCAGCCGAAAGCCCGGTCGGGGCCTATGGCCTGACCCAGCTCATGCCGGGCACCGCCTCGGATCTCGGCGTCGACCGCTACGACGTGAAAGACAACCTCCGCGGCGGCGCGCGCTACATCACCACGCAACTCAACCGCTTCGGCAACATTCCCCATGCGCTGGCTGCCTATAACGCGGGGCCGGGCCGGGTCATTGAGTACGGCGGCGTGCCGCCCTTTGCCGAGACCCAAGGCTATGTGCGCAACATCTCCAAGTTCTACAACGAATACTTGGCCGTCGTGGGCGGTGCCGATGCGCTCGGCACGCTCTCGCCCTCGGACTTTGCGCTCGCCGAATATGCCAGCATCTCGGAGGCCGGCGTCTATTACGCCGCTGACAGTTCGGCCACGACCGAGCAGGTGATCAATCGCCTCCGCGCCATCATCCTGCAGATCGATGCCCAGCCCAATGCCAAGGCGGCCTGGGAGCTCAACACCTACGCCAAGGCCGAGATCGGCCGCATCCTCAATCTCCGCGTCCGGCTGATGGCCGCCAACCAGCAGCGCGAGGCGGCCTACGCGCAACACCTCGTCGTCGACCGGCTCGCCGAGCGCGACTTCATGCAGATGGGAGTTCCCGAATGA